The Lucilia cuprina isolate Lc7/37 chromosome 5, ASM2204524v1, whole genome shotgun sequence genome includes a window with the following:
- the LOC111690855 gene encoding uncharacterized protein LOC111690855, giving the protein MGYSIQNSETGEVIYIHTDAANVIKPSYDAETGEPIMDKVKVRYMKQKHFQIPKKLLRGSPCEEFEKEMLGKNEEIYQEPFGKITKESDVLAEKIEKPKKLYEREDYMNMEGVSNDIILGYNKSNYRILLFPTFFFFNIYAAMIIMLLETFFHFWAHFKNGLNMDKNFYYRSPLHVVTSQFCAKCRSESEMDASIFRALNKQMRAARQSNTLKDVSKAIG; this is encoded by the exons atGGGATATTCAATACAg AATTCTGAAACGGGTGAGGTAATCTATATACACACAGATGCGGCCAACGTTATTAAACCCAGTTATGACGCCGAAACGGGTGAACCTATTATGGATAAAGTTAAGGTGCGCTATATGAAGcagaaacattttcaaataccTAAAAAACTTTTACGGGGTTCGCCGTGTGAGGAATTCGAGAAGGAAATGTTGGGTAAAAATGAGGAAATCTATCAAGAACCATTTGGTAAAATAACTAAAGAATCCGATGTTTTGGCGGAGAAAATTGAAAAGCCCAAAAAATTATACGAAAGAGAAGACTACATGAACATGGAGGGAGTATCAAAT GACATTATTTTGGGTTATAATAAATCCAATTATCGTATTCTTCTATTTcctacatttttctttttcaacattTATGCCGCCATGATTATTATGCTTTTGGAAACATTCTTTCATTTTTGGGCTCATTTCAAGAATGGCTTGAATATggataaaaatttctattatcgCAGTCCTTTGCACGTGGTTACTTCACAATTTTGCGCCAAATGTCGCTCGGAATCGGAAATGGATGCCAGCATATTTCGtgctttaaataaacaaatgagaGCAGCTCGCCAATCCAATACATTGAAAGATGTCTCCAAGGCAATTGGTTGA
- the LOC124420277 gene encoding succinyl-CoA:3-ketoacid-coenzyme A transferase, mitochondrial has translation MIEAIKQKGAKNLTAVSNNGGIDDAGLGVLLKSRQLGKMIVSYVGENAELVNQYLSGELAVELTPQGTLAEKIRAAGAGVPAFYTPTGYGTLIQTGGAPIKYSKDGKVEIASKPKPVQEFNGRNYVMEEAMFADFAIVKAQKADPYGNLVFNKAARNFNAAMCRAAKVTIVEVEEIVPVGAIDPDEIHIPGIYVKRIFKGTNYEKRIEKVRITETDSTKKSAPTPAQAVREQKKALILDELSKVIFIQKGILKQMFKQLSNSVVKRQHNNN, from the exons ATGATTGAAGCTATTAAACAAAAGGGCGCGAAAAACTTAACAGCCGTTTCAAATAATGGAG GTATTGATGACGCCGGTTTGGGTGTTCTTTTGAAGTCTCGCCAATTGGGTAAGATGATTGTCTCTTATGTAGGTGAAAATGCTGAATTGGTCAACCAATATTTATCCGGTGAATTGGCAGTAGAGTTGACACCACAAGGTACTTTAGCTGAAAAAATTAGAGCAGCTGGCGCTGGTGTACCCGCCTTCTATACACCCACCGGTTATGGTACACTTATTCAAACAGGTGGAGCTCCAATTAAATACAGCAAAGATGGTAAAGTTGAAATTGCTAGCAAACCCAAACCAGTACAAGAATTTAATGGCAGAAACTATGTCATGGAAGAGGCTATGTTTGCTGATTTTGCTATTGTCAAGGCTCAAAAGGCTGATCCCTATGGCAATTTGG TTTTCAATAAGGCTGCCCGTAACTTCAATGCCGCTATGTGCCGTGCTGCTAAAGTCACCATTGTTGAAGTCGAAGAAATTGTGCCCGTAGGTGCTATTGATCCCGATGAAATCCATATTCCTGGCATCTATGTTAAGCGTATCTTCAAGGGTACCAACTATGAGAAACGTATCGAAAAGGTACGCATTACTGAGACTGACTCTACCAAGAAATCGGCTCCCACACCAGCCCAGGCCGTACGTGAAC agAAAAAGGCTTTAATTTTAGATGAGCTTTCTAAAGTTATATTCATACAAAAGGGAATTTTAAAACAGATGTTTAAACAGCTGTCCAATAGTGTTGTAAAACGTCAACATAACAACAATTAG